aatctgtcctttggtctgatgagtgcaAATGTGtgatttttggatccaaccgccgtgtctttgtgagacgcagagtaagtaaacggatgatctctgcatgtgtggttcccaccgtgaagcatggaggaggtggtgtgatggtggtttgctggtgacaccgtctgtgatttatttagaattcaaagcacacttaatcagcatggttaccacagcattctgcagcgatatgcatcccatctggtttgcgcttaatgggactatcatttgtttttgaaCAGAACAACGACCTAactcacctccaggctgtgtaaggacagtgatggaggagagtgatggagagaaggaggagagtgatggagtgaaggaggagagtgatagagtgaaggaggagagtgatggagtactgcatcagatgacctggcctccacaatcacaaaACCTCAACCCcatttgaaatggtttgggatgagttggaccgcagagtgaaggaaaagcaaccaacaagtgctcagcatatgtgggaactccttcaagactgttggaaaagcattccaggtgactacctcatgaaggtggttgagagaattgccaagtgtgtgcaaagctgtcatcaaggcaaaaagtggctactttgaagaatctaatatATATTCTGActtgttttttggttactacatgattccttccatatgtgctatttcatggttttgatgtcttcactatgattaaacaatgtagaaaatagtaaaaaataaaggaaaacccttgaatgagtaggtgtgtccaaacttttgactggtgctgtatatattttttgggggtggggACCCTGGCGCATCCCCGGGGGCACAGCCCTACAGTTTGGGAGCCACTGCCCTAGGCGACAGTTACCTTGGTGCCCTCTCGGAGGTTGCTGGTGATCTCTACGTAGCTGTCGTGGGCTGAGGCCAGCTTCTTCAACACCTCCTCACGATCATTAGCCTCCGAGTTGGACTTCTTCAGCTTGGAGAACTCCTGGTGAGACGCCTGGGGGGAAGACATCCAACAGttggagatggaaggagagaatcCACAAGGTAAACTCTCTTTTTAGGAAGTATaaagggaaagtgtgtgtgtgtgtgtatatatatatatcaggtgtgtgtgtgtgtgtgtgtgtgtgtgtgtgtgtgtgtgtgtgtgtgtgtgtgtgtgtgtgtgtgtgtatatatgcagGTGTATGTATGCAAGTGTGTATataatcaggtgtgtgtgtgtgtatatatatatatatatatatatatatatatatatatatatatatatatctatcattcaggtgtgtgtgtgtgtatatgtatatatcagGTGTATGTATGCAAGTGTGTATATAATcaggtgtgtgtatatacatatatatatatatatatatatatcaagtgtgtgtgtgtatatatataaataatcagGTGTATGTATGCAAGTGTGTATATAATcaggtgtgtgtatatacatatatatatatatatatatatatcaagtgtgtgtgtgtatatatataaataatcagGTGTATGTATGCAAGTGTGTATATAAtcaggtgtgtgtatatatatatatatatcaagtgtgtgtgtgtatatatataaataatcagGTGTATGTATGCAAGTTTGTTtataaaaaggtgtgtgtgtgtgtatacactgctcaaaaaaataaagggaacacttaaacaacaatgtaactccaagtcaatcacacttctgtgaaatcaaactgtccacttaggaagcaacactgattgacaatacatttcacatgctgttgtgcaaatggaatagacaacaggtggaaattataggcaattagcaagacacccccaataaaggagtggttctccaggtggtgaccacagaccacttctcagttcctatgcttcctggctgatgttttggtcacttttgaatgctggcggtgctttcactctagtggtagcatgagacggagtctacaacccacacaaatggctcaggtagtgcagctcatccaggatggaacatcaatgcgagctgtggcaagaaggtttgctgtgtctgtcagcgtagtgtccagagcatggaggcgctaccaggagacaggccagtacatcaggagacgtggaggaggccgtaggagggcaacaacccagcagcaggaccgctacctccacctttgtgcaaggaggaccaggaggagcactgccagagccctgcaaaattacctccagcaggccacaaatgtgcatgtgtctgctcaaacggtcagaaacagactccatgagggtggtatgagggcccaacgtccacaggtgggggttgtgcttacagcccaacaccgtgcaggacgtttggcatttgccagagaacaccaagattggcaaattcgccactggcgccctgtgctcttcacagatgaaagcaggttcacactgagcacatgtgaccgagtctggagacgccgtggagaacgttctgctgccttcaacatcctccagcatgaccggtttggcgatgggtcagtcatggtgtggggtggcatttctttgggggggccgcacagccctccacatgctcgccagaggtagcctgactgccattaggtaccgagatgagatcctcagaccccttgtgagaccatatgctggtgcggttggccctgggttcctcctaatgcaagacaatgctagacctcatgtggctggtgtgtgtcagcagttcctgcaagaggaaggcattgatgctatggactggcccacccgttccccagacctgaatccaattgagcacatctgggacatcatgtcgcgctccatccaccaacaccacgttgcaccacagactgtccaggagttggcggatgctttagtccaggtctgggaggagatccctcaggagaccatccgccacctcatcaggagcatgcccaggcgttgtagggaggtcatacaggcacgtggaggccacacacacactactgagcctcattttgacttgttttaaggacattacatcaaagttgggtcagcctgtagtgtggttttccactttaattttgagtgtgactccaaatccaaacctccatgggttgataaatttgatttccattgatacatTTTGTGATTTTGTTTTCAGCagattcaactatgtaaagaaaaaagtatttaataagaatatttcattcattcagatctgggatgtgttattttagtgttcccttgagcagtgtattttaagaagtgtgtgtatatatatcaggtgtgtgtgtgtacctgcactTTGCCCAGCAGCTCTTCCTGAGAACGGAGGCTGGCCTGAACCCTCTGGCTGTAGCTGCCATATGATTGGTCCAGCTGGCTCATTGACAGTGCCTCCTCATTGATGGCCCCGTCCTGAGCCAGAGCCGTCAGGAAGCTGGAGGACATGTCAAAGGTCACGCCCTTAATCTCCacctccaacccctccctctccttcttcactTCCTCTAGCTGGGCCAGCTGGGAACGCAACACACTCaccacctagagagagaacacatactgttaaaacacacacaccacctagagagagaacacacacagagagagaggggatatacacacacctagagagaggggatatacacacacacacacacccagagagaggggatacacacacacacacctagagaggggatacacacacacacacctagagagaggggatacacaCCCACACCTAGAggggatatacacacacacctagagagaggggatatacacacacacctagagagaggggatatacacacacacctagagagagagaatatacacacacacctagagagaggggatatacacacacacctagagagaggggatatacacacacacacacacctagagagaggggacacacacacacacacaacctagagagaggggatatacacacacacacacacacacacacctagagagaggggatatatacacacacacacacacacctagagagaggggatatatacacacacacacacctagagagaggggatatatacacacacacacacacacctagagagaggggatatatacacacacacacacctagagagaggggatatatacacacacacacacacctagagagaggggatatacacacacacacacctagagaggggatatacacacacacacacacacacacacacacacacacacacacacctagagagaggggatatacacacacacacacacaggtaaaggACAGAATACACACGgttagcacacacacatactctctcaccTCGCTGCCCTGCAGTGTCTTCACAGGATTGGCTGATGGTATGGCAGCGGTGAGTTCCGCCTCTGGTTTACAGAGCAGAGCGATCATCTCACAGTGTGTATTATAACGCTCCCTGACCACCTGGTCCGCCTGCACTGCCTTGTCCAGCACACTGCGGAAGTTACCCCCCTCTGGaccgggagaggagagggaggggtgacaGAACATTTAACATCAGTGCTACACAACACCACACCTATCAGTATTTAACAATATGGGTATTTTTGGATGTGAGTACCTGCTCTGAGTGGTTTGTAGAGGTATgcaggtgtgtgtacctgctctgagtggtttatagaggtctacaggtgtgtgtacctgctctgagtggtttatagaggtctacaggtgtgtgtacctgctctgagtggtttatagaggtctacaggtgtgtgtacctgctctgagtggtttgtagaggtctacaggtgtgtgtacctgctctgagtggtttgtagaggtctacaggtgtgagtacctgctctgagtggtttgtagaggtctacaggtgtgtgtacctgctctgagtggtttgtagaggtatgcaggtgtgtgtacctgctctgagtggtttatagaggtctacaggtgtgtgtacctgctctgagtggtttgtagaggtctacaggtgtgtgtacctgctctgagtggtttatagaggtctacaggtgtgtgtacctgctctgagtggtttatagaggtctacaggtgtgtgtacctgctctgagtggtttgtagaggtctacaggtgtgtgtacctgctctgagtggtttgtagaggtctacaggtgtgtgtacctgctctgagtggtttgtagaggtctacaggtgtgtgtacctgctctgagtggtttatagaggtctacaggtgtgcgtacctgctctgagtggtttatagaggtctacaggtgtgtgcacctgctctgagtggtttgtagaggtctacaggtgtgtgtacctgctctgagtggtttgtagaggtctacaggtgtgtgtacctgctctgagtggtttatagaggtctacaggtgtgtgtacctgctctgagtggtttgtagaggtctacaggtgtgagtacctgctctgagtggtttgtagaggtctacaggtgtgtgtacctgctctgagtggtttgtagaggtctacaggtgtgtgtacctgctctgagtggtttgtagaggtctacaggtgtgtgtacctgctctgagtggtttgtagaggtctacaggtgtgtgtacctgctctgagtggtttgtagaggtctacaggtgtgtgtacctgctctgagtggtttgtagaggtctgcaggtgtgtgtacctgctctgagtggtttgtagaggtctacaggtgtgtgtacctgctctgagtggtttgtagaggtctacaggtgtgagtacctgctctgagtggtttgtagaggtctacaggtgtgtgtacctgctctgagtggtttgtagaggtctacaggtgtgagtacctgctctgagtgggttgtagaggtctacaggtgtgagtacctgctctgagtggtttatagaggtctacaggtgtgtgtacctgctctgagtggtttgtagaggtctacaggtgtgtgtacctgctctgagtggtttgtagaggtctacaggtgtgtgtacctgctctgagtggtttgtagaggtctacaggtgtgagtacctgctctgagtggtttgtagaggtctacaggtgtgtgtacctgctctgagtggtttgtagaggtctacaggtgtgtgtacctgctctgagtggttcatagaggtctacaggtgtgtgtacctgctctgagtggtttgtagaggtctacaggtgtgagtacctgctctgagtggtttgtagaggtctacaggtgtgtgtacctgctctgagtggtttgtagaggtctacaggtgtgtgtacctgctctgagtggtttgtagaggtctacaggtgtgtgtacctgctctgagtggtttgtagaggtctacaggtgtgtgtacctgctctgagtggtttgtagaggtctacaggtgtgtgtacctgctctgagtggtttgtagaggtctacaggtgtgtgtacctgctctgagtggtttgtagaggtctacaggtgtgtgtacctgctctgagtggtttgtagaggtctgcaggtgtgtgtacctgctctgagtggtttgtagaggtctacaggtgtgtgtacctgctctgagtggtttgtagaggtctacaggtgtgagtacctgctctgagtggtttgtagaggtctacaggtgtgtgtacctgctctgagtggtttgtagaggtctacaggtgtgagtacctgctctgagtggtttgtagaggtctacaggtgtgagtacctgctctgagtggtttatagaggtctacaggtgtgtgtacctgctctgagtggtttgtagaggtctacaggtgtgtgtacctgctctgagtggtttgtagaggtctacaggtgtgtgtacctgctctgagtggtttgtagaggtctacaggtgtgtgtacctgctctgagtggtttgtagaggtctacaggtgtgtgtacctgctctgagtggtttatagaggtctacaggtgtgtgtacctgctctgagtggtttatagaggtctacaggtgtgtgcacctgctctgagtggtttgtagaggtctacaggtgtgtgtacctgctctgagtggtttgtagaggtctacaggtgtgtgtacctgctctgagtggtttgtagaggtctacaggtgtgtgtacctgctctgagtggtttatagaggtctacaggtgtgtgtacctgctctgagtggtttgtagaggtctacaggtgtgtgtacctgctctGAGTGGTTTATAGAGGTCTataggtgtgtgtacctgctctgagtggtttgtagaggtctacaggtgtgtgtacctgctctgagtggtttgtagaggtctacaggtgtgtgtacctgctctgagtggtttgtagaggtctacaggtgtgtgtacctgctctgagtggtttgtagaggtctacaggtgtgtgtacctgctctgagtggtttgtagaggtctacaggtgtgtgtacctgctctgagtggtttatagaggtctacaggtgtgtgtacctgctctgagtggtttgtagaggtctacaggtgtgtgtacctgctctgagtggtttgtagaggtctacaggtgtgtgtacctgctctgagtggtttatagaggtctacaggtgtgtgtacctgctctgagtggtttgtagaggtctacaggtgtgagtacctgctctgagtggtttatagaggtctacaggtgtgtgtacctgctctgagtggtttgtagaggtctacaggtgtgagtacctgctctgagtggtttgtagaggtctacaggtgtgtgtacctgctctgagtggtttatagaggtctacaggtgtgtgtacctgctctgagtggtttatagaggtctacaggtgtgtgtacctgctctgagtggtttgtagaggtctacaggtgtgtgtacctgctctGAGTGGTTTATAGAGGTCTCCAGAGGGAGTTCTGTTCCAGCGTTGGCTGAACTTGGATCTCAGCTCGCTGTCTGTCGACTCCTCATCACCCAGCATCTTCAGagactacaaaacacacacattatacaacacacacacacacatcgtggGTATATAAAGGCGCGCGTGCACTTCGTCCAGTATCTCTCTGTTTCGTGTCAGTAGTTCAGGgaggtatgtatgtgtgtatgtatatatatatatatatatatatatgtgtgtgtgtgtgtgtgtgtgtgtgtgtgtgtgtgtatttacagtgtgtgtgtgtttacctcatCCAGTAGCTCTCGGTTTCGTGTCAGTAGTTCAGGgaggtatgtatgtgtgtatgtatatgtgtatttacagtgtgtgtgtgtatatgtgtatttacagtgtgtgtatgtgtgtatatgtgtatttacagtgtgtgtgtgtttacctcctCCAGTATCTCTCGGTTTCGTGTAAGTAGTTCAGGCAGATCTCTGATCAGCTGCTCTATGCTCTGCAGCCCCCCCTGCTGGACGATGGCACGGGCCTTCTCAACAATGGATTGTGGGATAGAATCTCCAGACAGGTCCTCCAGAGCCGCAGGCAGGTTCAGAGATGCCAGGACACTGTTGTTAAATTATCAATACATTATCAATCTTTATAGATATTGTCATGCAGGGaggggcaactttgatggggttgggggggcacaaaaaaatctgaactcatgaTGAGGGGCTTCAGTTGCTCGCAGGTCTgcgtcccccccccaccccccgggGACCCTAGCAGAGAAATAACGGGGCCAAATTGACATCGGAGAGAAACATTTCCAGTTTTAAAGCAAAGttgctgtaattctacacattttgttatggggcggagagaaagatTCTGCAATTTTATAtctaatttcatgcaattttaCTTATTTTGCCATAGGGTAGAGATAAATGTTTGCAGTTGTTAATATGATATcggagtgagactgactaacaaaatgaatgtgtgtgtgggggaggggcagTCAATAATTCAACCATGATAACAAGTTTAGATTAGAGCTGTGGGGGTTACAAAATTGTCAGCCATGGACCGTTAATTAACTGCTGGTCTCACGGTAATGGAACGTTAATTAACTGTCTGTCTCACGGTAATGGACCGTTAATTAACTGCTGGTCTCACGGTAATGGGCCGTTAATTAACTGTCTGTCTCACGGTAATGGACCGTTAATTAACTGCTGGTCTCACGATAATGGACCGTTAATTAACTGCTGGTCTTACGGTAATGGACCGTTAATTAACTGCTGGTCTCACAGTAATGGACCGTTAATTAACTGTCTGTCTCACGATAATGGACCGTTAATTAACTGCTGGTCTCACAGTAATGGACCGTTAATTAACTGCTGGTCTCACGGTAAtggaccgttaattaacataaacacattgaGCATCAGTGTCTTCCACGTGTATAAATAAATCCATGTAaaacagcctacaagccactgatgcagacctttttAGTCTTAATGAATCCATGTAAatcagcctacaccttcacaataaatccatgattgattttagacaggtctaaagaaacatgatatgaagaaaatgtagtctatttcagaagaacagaatactctgagttgtccttatgttaggtcctgtcATGAGAGAGAAACTGCACAGCCACATTCCTAAATTGccccttgtgtattctactattttaACTGGCAACAGGAAGTTGAGACACCGACTGAGATAAACAACATGTCGTTGATCAGCGGGCACTTCAAAAAGGTGGGTTGTGGGGCCGCCAGTTGACCATCCCTGATGTACTGTGCTGTTTGAGTTGACAACAATCAATTTAACTGTTAATACATTGTAAAGTAACTTTCATACCCGTTGCAGAGGTTGGTAGCTTCTCTCATGGTTCCCACCAGTCTGTTGACCGTCTCAGCCTTCCTCTGGCTGTACACACTCATACTCTGCTGCACAGCCATGGGCACCATCTTCTCAAacaagtctacacacacacacacacacatttgtgaaTTCTATCAGACATTTACGCAAAAAgaaacagtgtgtgtgcgtgtgtgagtgtgtgtgaaacagtgtgtgtgtgtgtgtgtgtgtgtgtgtgtgaaacagtgtgtgtgtgtgtgtgtgtgtgtgtgtgtgtgtgaaacagtgtgtgtgtgtgttgttcctcTCACCAGTGAACTTGGCGCTgagtggaggtgtgatggtggtaGCCTTGACCAGCGCTGCCTTGCCAATGTGTTCCAGATCTTTGACCTCGGGGACGCGGTCGTGGTAGATGAAGTCGTTGTCCTTCTTGGCGGCCGTCAGAGCGCGGCTGATCTTATCGCTCAAATCCTTCACACTGACGTACTCGTCATAGCGAGACGCTACAGTCTTCACCAGCTCTGTAGCGTGCTGAGGGAACGAGACAAAAGAAGAGCGGGAGAAGACTAATGAGGAAGACTTTGGTTGTGTTAATTTGGTCAGTGGAAAATCTAAATTATCAGGTGGAGTTAAAAACTCTGTCGGAACCACtgggttaagtgtgtgtgtgtgtgtgtgtgtacctgtaggcGAGCGATCTCCTCTCCActgggttaggtgtgtgtgtgtgtgtgtgtgcgtttaccTGTAGGCGAGCAATCTCCTCTCCACTGGTTTAGGTGTGTGTGCGTTTACCTGTAGGCGAGCGATCTCCTCTCCACtggtttaggtgtgtgtgtgtggtttgctccgtgtgtgtgtgtgtgtgtgtgtacctgtaggcGAGCGATCTCCTCTCCAAAGCGTTTCTTCTGCTTGgcgaggagagactggtgcagtTCAGCGTTGGCCTGCATGATGCAGTGTTTAGCTGACAGCACCGGCAGCACCTCCTGGAAATAGAAATACTGACAAGAGAACAACCacggagcaaaccacacacacacacgcggagcaaaccccacacacccacacacacacacacacggagcaaaccccacacacacacacacacacggagcaaaccacacacacacacacacacacacacggagcaaACCCCACGCACACGGAgcaaaccccacacacacacacacacggagcaaaccacacacacacacacacacagggagcaaaccacacacacggagcaaaccacacacacggggagcaaaccacacacacacacacacagggagcaaaccacacacacacacacacagggagcaaaccacacacacggagcaaaccacacacacagggagcaaaccacacacacacacggagcaaaccccacacacacagggagcaaaCCCCACACACactgggagcaaaccacacacacacacacacacaaagggagcaaaccacccacacacacagggagcaaaccacacacacacacggagcaaaccacacacacacacggagcaaaccacacacacacacacacacacacacagggagcaaaccacccacacacacagggagcaaaccacacacacacacacacacacacacacacacggagcaaaccccacacacacacacggagcaaaccccacacacacacacacacggagcaaACCCCCCACATACACGGAGCAAaccccacaccccacacacacacacaccacacggagcaaaccccccccacacacacacacacacggagcaaaccacacacacggagcaaaccacacacacacacacggagcaaaccacccacacacacagggagcaaaccacacacacacacacagggagcaaaccacacacacacacacacacacacacacacggagcaaaccccacacacacacacacacacggagcaaACCCCACACACACGGAGCAAACCCCACACACACGGAGCAAACCCCCCACATACACGGAGCAAaccccacaccccacacacacacaccacacggagcaaaccccccccacacacacacacacacacggagcaaaccacacacacacacacacacacacacagggagcaaaccacacacacacacacacacacacacagggagcaaaccccccccacacacacacacacagggagcaaaccccccccacacacacacacacacacacacagggagcaaaccccccacacacacacacacagggagcaaaccccacacacacacacacacacacacacagggagcaaaccccccccacacacacacacacacagggagcaaaccccccacacacacacacacacacacacagggagcaaaccccacacacacacacatacacacacagggagcaaaccccacacacacacacggagcaaaccccacacacacacacagggagcaaaccccacacacacacacagggagcaaacccca
This genomic window from Oncorhynchus clarkii lewisi isolate Uvic-CL-2024 chromosome 32, UVic_Ocla_1.0, whole genome shotgun sequence contains:
- the LOC139391755 gene encoding programmed cell death 6-interacting protein-like isoform X7, producing MATFISVPLKKSSEVDLVKPLSKFVTATYPAAEEQADYIRSVEELNKLRKSALGRPLDKHESSLEILLRYYDQLCAVEPKFPFSENQLCLTFTWKDAFDKGSLFGGSVKLALASLGYEKTCVLFNGAALASQIASEQNLDSDEGLKAAAKYYQLASGAFGHIKDTVLSALNREPTMDISPETVGTLSLIMLAQAQEVFFLKATSDKMKDAIIAKLANQTADFYGDAFKQCQYKENLPKEVLPVLSAKHCIMQANAELHQSLLAKQKKRFGEEIARLQHATELVKTVASRYDEYVSVKDLSDKISRALTAAKKDNDFIYHDRVPEVKDLEHIGKAALVKATTITPPLSAKFTDLFEKMVPMAVQQSMSVYSQRKAETVNRLVGTMREATNLCNGVLASLNLPAALEDLSGDSIPQSIVEKARAIVQQGGLQSIEQLIRDLPELLTRNREILEESLKMLGDEESTDSELRSKFSQRWNRTPSGDLYKPLRAEGGNFRSVLDKAVQADQVVRERYNTHCEMIALLCKPEAELTAAIPSANPVKTLQGSEVVSVLRSQLAQLEEVKKEREGLEVEIKGVTFDMSSSFLTALAQDGAINEEALSMSQLDQSYGSYSQRVQASLRSQEELLGKVQASHQEFSKLKKSNSEANDREEVLKKLASAHDSYVEITSNLREGTKFYNDLTEILLKFQNKCSDIIFARKTERDELLKDLQQSIAREPSAPSFNVPAYQTNPAPTAADPTPAPRTVFPPQRPPPPAFTPQAASAPGNPPDNQPQPGNPPPMAPPSQAQGPPYPTYQGYPGYAYQMPMGYNPYAAYGQYNMPPAMQPNMQPYVPYQQAPAPGQGGFPGTPPTQQHPYTYQQQPQHPPHQPYYPQQ
- the LOC139391755 gene encoding programmed cell death 6-interacting protein-like isoform X6, giving the protein MATFISVPLKKSSEVDLVKPLSKFVTATYPAAEEQADYIRSVEELNKLRKSALGRPLDKHESSLEILLRYYDQLCAVEPKFPFSENQLCLTFTWKDAFDKGSLFGGSVKLALASLGYEKTCVLFNGAALASQIASEQNLDSDEGLKAAAKYYQLASGAFGHIKDTVLSALNREPTMDISPETVGTLSLIMLAQAQEVFFLKATSDKMKDAIIAKLANQTADFYGDAFKQCQYKENLPKYFYFQEVLPVLSAKHCIMQANAELHQSLLAKQKKRFGEEIARLQHATELVKTVASRYDEYVSVKDLSDKISRALTAAKKDNDFIYHDRVPEVKDLEHIGKAALVKATTITPPLSAKFTDLFEKMVPMAVQQSMSVYSQRKAETVNRLVGTMREATNLCNGVLASLNLPAALEDLSGDSIPQSIVEKARAIVQQGGLQSIEQLIRDLPELLTRNREILEESLKMLGDEESTDSELRSKFSQRWNRTPSGDLYKPLRAEGGNFRSVLDKAVQADQVVRERYNTHCEMIALLCKPEAELTAAIPSANPVKTLQGSEVVSVLRSQLAQLEEVKKEREGLEVEIKGVTFDMSSSFLTALAQDGAINEEALSMSQLDQSYGSYSQRVQASLRSQEELLGKVQASHQEFSKLKKSNSEANDREEVLKKLASAHDSYVEITSNLREGTKFYNDLTEILLKFQNKCSDIIFARKTERDELLKDLQQSIAREPSAPSFNVPAYQTNPAPTAADPTPAPRTVFPPQRPPPPAFTPQAASAPGNPPDNQPQPGNPPPMAPPSQAQGPPYPTYQGYPGYAYQMPMGYNPYAAYGQYNMPPAMQPNMQPYVPYQQAPAPGQGGFPGTPPTQQHPYTYQQQPQHPPHQPYYPQQ